One Pochonia chlamydosporia 170 chromosome 5, whole genome shotgun sequence DNA segment encodes these proteins:
- a CDS encoding kinase phosphorylation protein (similar to Metarhizium robertsii ARSEF 23 XP_007817744.1): protein MDLLNTIRKTGSRGGANFSWEEVANSSHRENYLGHSLKAPVGRWQKGKDLNWYARSDATPADSAETDEERQARERKEELRRIKEAEEDAIARTLGLPIPQRNSSGANAVEVGNQRQIGPASGPSPDGAEDGKVERERSRRHHEERRERRRHRSRSRERDTHRDSDRRRRRNSVNREPRRYRSRERHGRSERSRERHRSDRGEREREQRPERNRSRDRDARDKRREHRDGDGWDTREGVGKRREHYRRSQSPRPRRRDD from the coding sequence ATGGATCTCCTCAACACGATTCGCAAAACCGGCTCCCGCGGCGGCGCCAACTTCTCCTGGGAAGAAGTCGCCAATTCCTCCCACCGCGAAAACTACCTCGGCCACAGTCTCAAAGCGCCCGTAGGAAGGTGGCAAAAGGGCAAGGATCTAAACTGGTACGCAAGGTCCGACGCCACGCCCGCAGATTCAGCAGAAACAGACGAAGAGCGACAAGCAAGAGAACGCAAAGAAGAACTGCGGAGGATAAAAGAGGCTGAGGAGGACGCGATTGCGCGAACACTGGGACTGCCCATCCCGCAGAGGAATTCGAGCGGTGCGAATGCGGTCGAGGTTGGGAATCAGCGACAAATTGGGCCAGCGAGTGGGCCGTCACCTGATGGTGCGGAAGATGGGAAGGTCGAACGGGAACGGTCACGGAGGCATCATGAGGAGAGAAGGGAGAGACGGAGACACCGAAGTAGAAGTCGGGAAAGGGATACGCATCGCGACAGTGACCGACGAAGGAGACGAAATAGCGTGAACCGGGAGCCCAGAAGATACCGAAGCCGTGAGAGACATGGGCGGTCGGAGCGGAGTCGTGAGAGGCATAGAAGTGATCGAGGCGAAAGGGAGAGGGAGCAACGGCCAGAACGAAATCGAAGCCGAGATAGGGACGCGCGGGACAAACGACGCGAGCATAGAGACGGAGATGGGTGGGATACGAGGGAGGGGGTTGGCAAACGCAGGGAACATTACAGACGCAGCCAGAGTCCGAGACCAAGGAGACGAGACGACTGA